In a single window of the Balearica regulorum gibbericeps isolate bBalReg1 chromosome 7, bBalReg1.pri, whole genome shotgun sequence genome:
- the DUSP13A gene encoding dual specificity protein phosphatase 13A — protein sequence MSEAGVLGPRGPEGNGVCTGDIPSLKEIEQLLNTGRPSCNHVDEVWPNLFLGDLVTAHNRFVLWKMGVTHVLNAAHGTAYSHGGQDFYGATIDYYGIPAHDLPSFDISQFFFSAAQFIHNALNTPGAKILVHCAVGVSRSASLVLAYLMINHHLSLVEAIKTVKEHRWISPNRGFLKHLRNLDVQLRQKKDC from the exons ATGTCTGAGGCGGGGGTGCTGGGCCCCAGGGGACCCGAAGGCAATGGGGTGTGCACGGGGGACATCCCCTCCCTTAAAGAAATCGAGCAGCTCCTGAACACTGGGCGGCCTTCTTGCAATCACGTTGATGAAGTATGGCCTAATCTCTTCTTAGGAGACCT AGTAACAGCTCACAACAGATTTGTTTTGTGGAAGATGGGTGTGACCCATGTTTTAAATGCTGCCCACGGCACAGCGTACAGCCATGGAGGCCAGGACTTTTACGGAGCGACCATTGATTACTATGGTATACCAGCCCACGACCTCCCAAGCTTTGATATAAGCCAGTTCTTTTTCTCCGCGGCACAGTTTATCCACAACGCCTTGAACACGCCAGGAG ctaAAATTTTGGTACATTGTGCAGTTGGAGTAAGCAGGTCAGCTTCCCTAGTCCTAGCATATCTCATGATAAATCACCACCTCTCGTTGGTTGAAGCCATCAAAACAGTGAAGGAACATCGATGGATTTCACCCAATCGTGGCTTTCTGAAACATCTGCGAAATTTGGATGTTCAGCTACGGCAAAAGAAGGACTGCTGA